The genomic segment ctggcagactcaggggaccttatgggatgccaggtatagaacctggttagtcgcatgcaaagcgaatgcccaactgctgtgttattgctccagccccatgttgccataatttttttttactatgtaaggaaacatatttataacttctagaaatCAGGATATATAAAACACCTAGGTGACTGAAACACTCAGCACTAAAAGGCCCATTCAGTCAGTGCTGTGGGTTGGTGCTCTGGGTTCTCTATTGCACTCAACTATGGGGACCATGTTGTAGAGCCTTGCATGGAATTCAACTTGGGGGTGGATTCTATCTTCACAATTTCTGAGCTTCTGAAATGCAATTTTTGACTTTGGGGTGAATGTAGAGGTGGAGggtcatatctagtggtgctAGCAGCTATTTCTGGtcttgtgctcaggagtaactgaATCACAGGGAACCAAGTGTAATGCTGGGGATTCTAACCAGGATATCAGCTGTGATAGCCATATGCaagtcctatctctccagtcctataactgttatttttatgtttcaagagagttatagaaagaaaaacaaggggagggggccggagagatagcatggaggtaaggcatatttgccttgcatgcagaagaacggtggtttgaatcccagcatcccaaaaacaaaaacaaaacaacaacaaaaaagtaaaagaaagaaaagaaagaaaaactaggtAAACTGCATTGATAATTAAAATACACTCCTGAACCATTATAGACAAGAATTCTGAGGTGGAAACTTTGTGatgctttcccttttttttttttttttttttttagtggagtgcacatttatttacaaagatgctttccctttatatctttttttgttgttgttttgtttttgggtcacatccggcagcgctcaggggtcactcctggctctacgctcagaaatcactcctggcaggctcaggggatgccgggattcaaaccactgtccttctgcatgcaaggcaaacgccttacctccatgctatctctccgctcctccttttatatttttctttttatttgatttttgggtcacacccggcagcactcagggattactcctggctctctgctcagaaatcacttctggcaggcttgggggaccatatgggatgccaggattcgaaccaccatccttctgcatgcaaggcaaaagccttacctccatgctatctctctggcccccaatatatCTACTTTCTTTAAATCTGTGGGGACTTCATTTCTTTAGCTTAAATAAAACCTACACAATAGGGATTATTAAATGGTTCACAAATACATAAGGGAAATTCAGAAAATATCTATTGGTTTCTTTGGGGAAGCATAACCCAACTCGCTTGGACTGAAAACCAGGGTGATTTCCAAGATCTCTGCCTCTCCCCACCTGAATGACTCACTTCCTTTCTCACTATTGCACTTTGAGAAGACTCCTTCTATTCATCTACTTGTGACAGttatgtttgttttcattttttgtgcacCCAGTgctaagaagttactcctggctctacactcagaaattactcttggaggggTTGGGGTTTGGTGGAAACATATGGTATCCTAGAAATCAAATCTGAGTCaaacatatgcaagacaaacaccctaaccatTTTACTACCTGTTTGACtcctagcattttttttttaaaaaagttatgtgTGGAGCCTAAGTTTTCTTAATGTGACAAAcattgtcatatttttttttcaacttttgggaccacaccctctagtgctcaggaaacactcttgcaggctcaggggaccatatgggataccaaggatcaaacctgggtcagccacatgcagggcaattgccctacctgctgggctTTTGCTCCACCTTGAACATTgtcatatttttacaaataaataggTTTAACTTCTTTGGATGGGTTCATGGCAGATTCAATctaaaatttcacaaaaattGTTAAACCATTTATTTTCCAATTCTCTGAAACATGAATGACAATGAAATCAGGAGGGAGTTTGAACTCTAGGTTTCTTGACCTTAATTTCTCTCTGCATAAAATCAGTGGGGTTAATTTTTACATCCAAGAGTTTTTTCAatgttcatttacttttttttttttttttgctttttattttattttattttttttgggccacacccatttggtgctcaggggttactcctggctaagcgctcagaaattgcccctggcttggggggaccatatgggacaccggggattgaaccacggtccttccttggctagcacttgcaaggcagacaccttacctctagcgccacctcgctggccccgttcatttactttttaattcaaGCGCCATTCTAGTGTGGTAACTTCAAGTATACATAACGCTTTAAATATTAGTGATTTAACTAATCATTTGCTTTTAGTATTAGTGACCTTTTCCTTAGACAAATCAAGAGAAAATTATTTACTACAGCAAAAacacattttttggtttgttttgatttttgtgttacaCTAATATTGCTGAGGCTTACTTCTGAAGCTCAAGATCCTTTAGGGACTACATATTTGGGGATCTCCAAGGGTGGAACCTGGAACTAGGCCTTTGAAGTATTCCCTCCATTCAGAAAGCCATTTTTCTAAAAGCAAATTTCTTCTTGAAGACTTCCCCCCAAaagagtggctggagagatagtactgtgggtagggtaaggagcttgctttgctgCCTAGGTTCCaacctcagcattccatattcctcttctctcccccatccccattcaggagtaattcctgaaaacagagccaggagtaacccctgagcatcaccaggtgtagcccccaaaccaagccaaacaaacaaaaaaatacctagACTAATTTTTCTTGCCAACCAGCCGAGAAAGCCTACAATCTATTCTCAGGTTACAATTATAACCCAGTTTCTTGTTCAGCGCTGTACCATTGTTCAGCCtagcatcatcatcatcatcatcatcatcatcatttgtgAATGGGCTTTCTAGGCATGAAAACCgttttttggggtcacgcccggcggcactcaggggttcctcctggctctgcactcagaaatcgctcctggcaggaccatctagaatgccgggattcgaaccacgtttATCCTAGgccggccgcgtgcaaggcaaacgccctcccgctgtgccacctctctggctggCCGTTCGAGCCCCAATCTTGCAACCACGAGACCTTCATTCTATGAAAGGGAAACTGAAAGCGGGAAAGTCCCCTCTTCCAACCTGCCCGGGCCGCTCTCGCCCGGATACAAGTGACGTCACGCGCAGGCAGGGCTCTGATTGGCGGCTCGAGCCAGATTATAAATTGGCGGCCCCGGTCCCGGAGCCCAGTCTTCAGCCAGACCCTGTTGCTTGCTGCCTGCCACAAGCCAGAGTCGCGATGGCCTCCCCGGTGCCTCTCGCCCTGCTGCTGCTTCTCTTCGTGCCCAGCTTGGACGCCATCGATCGTgagtaactttatttatttattttattaactcgTCTTAACTCACTGTGTCCATGGCAAATCACttgaaatatggggccagagcgatagcacagcagtagggtgtttctacagccttgcatgcatctgacatGGGAATAGACCCAGGGCTGGATCCCTGACCTCCTATgttgtccccgagcctgccaggagtgatttctgagcgcagagctaggaggaaccctgagctctgccggatgcccccccccccccccaaaaaaaaaaaaactaaaacaaaaaagtcacttTTAAGTAATCGTAAACTCTACCCGGCAACTCTCTGCAATGAACCCACGATGTGGAGACGTTGCTTCTCTTAACGTCTCACACAAGAGACAGTGGAAGAGAATTCAAGTTTatgtgggtgggatgggggggggggttgcctcTGGATTATAATCCTTGAGATTTTCACCTCTACCTTTCTGGGGGAGATTCTCAGAGCCCAGGTGGTAGTCCAGGGTCTCGGTCCTCTTCTGCCTCCCCGCCCCAACAAAGGACTTTTTCCCCTTTGGCACTTTGCCAGGTTCTTTTCAAAGATGAACTGAGCCTCTACTTTCGGTTTTGGAAAACCCAGCTTTATTCGTTTGGGAGATTGTAAAACCACCGATAAAGAATAGTAAGATAGATTACTCACTTGGCAAGTCCAGGACAAGTTAGATCCAAATATCCCATAACTTGGAGGTGGCGGAGCGCCCCTACCCTCTGCCCCACCACCATCACTGCATTTGGCTagtctactgggtgtggccccacaatctaaataaataataaatactccATGATATGTTCTCATTTCCCCCTTTCACAAAAGCTTCTGCGTTTTTTTCATCATGAGGAAAAgtattatttatgtaatttacaaaataaagtatGTCTTGTACATCATTATTTGACTGTAATAAACTGACATCTAAAAAATCTTGATCTGAAAATCTAGTAAGACATATGCATAAACCACTTCTGAAAAATTTTCAAGATAAATAATGCTGATTGCATCATTtatgcaaacatgattgtgggaTGGTGTGGTGGTGGGGGAGAGGAGTAAGGCCTCTTGCATTTTGCTTACTTTACTGTGGACATAAATTAAATGTTCAGTTCGCTAGCCCAAATACTTCTCCCTCAGTCACAAATCAAATGGCTGAATCCAGTTAAATCCAGGCTTGACTTATCCTTGTTCTCTTTATAAAGATGACTgtcagagggccggagagatggagagatagcacagtggtagggcatttgccttgcacatggccaaccacagacagacccaggttcgattcccagcatcccatatggtccccagcctgccaggagtgatttctgatcaaagacccaggagtaacccctgagtactgccagatgtggaccaactcctcctcacccacccccccaaaaagatgaCTATGATCTTGTAGAACCTAGTCTGatctttaaagagaaatttccataCATCTGTGCTCTCACATCCTGTCATTATGATTCTctaatttgggatttttttttttaatttttgggtcacacccagcagtgctcaggggtttctcctggctctgcattcagaaatcatccctggcaggctcggggggccatatgggatgccgggattagaaccagcatcagtcctgggtcagctgtgtgcgaggcaaatgccctactgctgtgttatttctccagccccctgattcTCTAATTTGGGGGAGACCACCCAGGGTACTTAGGTGCTCCTCTTAGTGGTGAtcaaagaaccatatggtgccaaggatctaaccaaaattggctacaggcaaggcaagtgccttaatcattgtactatttctctggcctctgtgATGCACTAATATAAAGAGCTTTCtgatttacctttatttttaagtttgtagGGAAAAAAATCATGGCTTCATGAAAAAATCAAATCCTATTACCAGTGTTACTGATGACACTGTGTATTTGTCTGAGTATTTTTAGCTGGAgtacttggtatttttttttttttttggtatttttccttttccatacTACTTCTTTGTCACAGAGAAGGAGGTACctcaaatatgtttatttaaaagtgaatgatggggggccggagagatagcatggaggtaaggcatttgccttgcatgcagaaggacagttgttcaaatcccggcatccatatggtcccccaagcctgccaggagcgatttctgagcatggagccaggagtaacccctgagcaacgccgggtgtgaaccaaaaaccaaaaactaaaaaaaataataataaataaatgaatgatgggagaggctggagcaatagcacaacagtagggctgaccggagtaatttctttcctttattttttttgtttttgtttttgggccacacccggtgacactcagggttgactcctggctatgtgctcagaaatcactcctggcttgggggaccagatgggacactggaggattgaacccaggtccatcctgagtcagctgcatgctaggcaaatactctgtcactgtgctattgctctggtccttttttggggggtgggggttttcaccaggagtaatatctgagtgcagagccaggagtaacctctgaacactgctgggtgtgacccaaaaaccaaaaaaaaaaaaaaaaattagtgtatgatagggaccagagagataggtagggtagggcacttgcctggctagtccaggtttgattctctgtatcccatatgctccccgaaTACCAGTagcaattcctaagcacagagtcaggagtaacccctggttattgccaagtgtgcccccctaAAAGAGAATTATACACATGAAGTAGTGAAAAATCTGCTTATTTTGTAGAGGTGACTCTTCATTTGGAATGAAATATATGTTTTATCAAACTTTCTTTCGATATTCCTTTGGATAAACACACAGACCCCAATTTTAgaaaccattgtactatcattttaTGTGATGGTCCCAATCTGGCCAAATATAACATTCAGTTGAATGtgtaaattaaaaattggggggccgggcggtggcgctaaaggtaaggtgcctgacttgcctgcgctagccttggactgaccgcggttcgatcccccggtgtcccatatggtcccccaagccaggagcaacttctgagcacatagccaggagtaacccctgagcattaccgggtgtggcccaaaaacaaaaaaacaaacaaacaaaaaaaaaattaaaaattgggtcTATGTGTGGAAAAGAAAAGGatttattggcactacagacaaagacgtgggttggacaacctagtatgcctggagcctagaaatggtcttatgccagaaaacttcaggggtaaggtctctttgtatttaggccaaggcctttCCTTTCCAGgcctccatattttgctgtgcctatgcaaacaacaattgctactctaacactgtttttgctgtacttctttaactcttatccttaaaaaaaatagaaaaagaaaagcttattaaaccttctgctaggcctttaatgagttaactggtgattcaatgattttcaaaaatatacttactactgaaccttttctttctcttccatctcattagtttttctttttttttttttaataactttgcctttgttcttcctgaaaccaatgtattatgatcaattgtgtcaactatgtgatatatttcctttaaataagttttaaaaaaattggattCTATCTTTGTTCTACTTGATCATAATTGAGaatatcttttctctttctctctaatttTCAATAATCCTTACCCTTCTAAGTCATTTATACAGCCTAATGTTTTCATTTATGATAAATGCCGGCTTATGTAAAgcatttaaattttgttgttgtttttctaagTATTAAGATCAGATACAAAATCATATAGGAATACGGTATATATTCTCTGTTCAAGATAAAGATATTGTTTTGTAGAACATACCTTGAATTGAGAAAGCTAGGAACCTgaacaagtaaaaataataacGACAACAACAAGAATAAAGCAATTACTGTGTGCCAGGTATTATGCAAGACACATACATATTGGGAAATTGGATGAATGTGAATATAGGTAGGAGCAGGAACCTAGAATGAAGGAAGAAGtcataagagataaaaaatggaAGTactagggccggagtgatagcacagtggtagagtgtttgccttgcacgtggagaCCCGTGGCGgagccaggttcagtccccagcatcccatatggtccccaagcctgccaggagtgagttttgagcacagagccaggagtaacccctgagcaccgttgggtgtggccaaaaacaaaaacaaaaccaaaaaaaaaaaatcaaaatggaagTACTGAAACAGGAAACCATCATGTGAGTCATTTGATATAGACAGTATGGAGGGTACATGAAGTGAAAAATGAAGATTGTAAAACACATTGAGGCCAGATCTTATAGATTTTGAGTGATATTTTAAGGAATTCTATGGGTGCTACAAAACTATCAAAAGTTCTTGAGACCCTCCAGAGGGTGGTCCTTAAAACTATGATACATTTctagtaacaaacaatataatacTACTAGAAATCTATAGGTATGTGTGAGGGAAATTATGttggaaacaaaataaaccaggatttttttatttgttggtttgattttggaccacacccagcgtgtgttcagtggttactcctggctctgtgttcagaaatcacttctggcaggtttaggggatcctgtgggatgctggggattaaagttGGGTCTGTCCCGGCTCCATGCTAGGTAAAcatccttctgctgtgctatcactgcagcccctaaGTCAGGATTTAGCCTTCAGAAATGGAGATAGCCTTTTGGATAGTGGTAAGTTTATTAGCCGAGAGTAAAAATGTAACTAGTGCCTTTAGGATAAATGAATGATGACATTTAAGTAATTGGTTCCTGATATAGTACTAGATCAAGGTAATCGCAGTTATActaacattttgttgttgttgttgttgttgttgttgttgtttggtttttgggccacacccggcagtgctcaggggttactactggctctatgctcagaaattgctcctggcaggctcaggggaccatatgggatgccggggattttttaaaatgtgtctttCTGTAATGTTCCTAGGTATGCCAAAGATCCAAGTGTATTCCAGGCACCCAGCCGAAAACGGGAAGCCAAACTACTTAAATTGCTATGTTTCTGGATTCCATCCACCACAGATTGAGATAGAGTTGCTGAGAAACGGCGAGAAGATGAAGTCAGAACAGTCAGACTTGGCCTTCAGCAAGGACTGGTCTTTCCATGTTCTGGCCTTTGCTAGTTTCACCCCAACTGATGTTGATACATTCTCTTGCAAAGTGACTCATGTCACTTTCAAAGAGCCCAAGATTGTTAAGTGGGGTGAGTTCAAGTTCTTTTCTTAGCTGCTAACCGTTGATGTTTAATTTAGCTACTGCATAAAGctgcattaataaagaaaaaaaaactaaaaattaatgaaaattattagGATGGACAGAATCAGCACAATGCAATTGTTAGGGAATGTGATTAAAGCACTGATTAGTTGTACTTTTTGAGAGCCCTCTGCACAGCATGGTCTCTGAAAGAGTGGCTTCCTGCATTAAAAGCTGGGAGCCTCAACAGCACTTTCAAAAATGCACACTTACTTCCAATATTTCTTACCTGATGACTTCCTTGTGTTTTCATGGCGGCCTCCTCTGTATTTAGGACCAAGGACTCTGCTATTTTAGTGCCCAACCctcctgtcctttattttttttaactctcctgtctctttctttctctttctttctttctttctttctttctttctttctttcttctttctttttcttctttctttctttctttctttctttctttctttctttctttctttctttctttctttctttctttctttctttctttctttctttctttctttctctttctctctctctctctctctctctctctctctctcttcttctttctttcttctttctttctttctttctttctttcttctttctttctttctttctttctttcttctttctttctttctttctttctttctttcttttcctcctgtcTTTTCTATTACTTTCTACTAGAATGGGATCTGAGACTAGGTAGAGATGGATCCTACTAGGTAGTTCTAAGCAAGAAGTTTGGGGTCAAAAACAGCAGGCCATTCCTGCCTTATTTTTTACAATAGttgtagatatttatttattaatacatagtatttaaaaaataaaacactttttctttgcccattttctttttcctagatcGTGATAACTAACCTGAATCATGAAGGtaagtttttctgtttttaagaaCATCCTTTTctcagcagataaggtgcttgccattTTTGTGGCTGACCTAGACTACATTTGATTCCCAAGATCCCTGGGCAtgaaaccagaagtaatccctgagcattgccagatggaaggaagggaagccTTCCCTAGTATCCCTagtaccatgtggtcccccatgcactACAGGCTATAACCCTCATGGCCCCTTGCGCTGCTAGAAGATTCTCTTTCtccaagttaaaaaatataattttttttcatttcgctattttagaaattatttttaacgtagttgatccaggacggacttgggttcgatccccggcatcccatatggtcccctgaggcaggagcaatttctgagcacatagccaggagtaacccctgagcgtcactaggtgtggcccccccccccccaaagaaattgtttgtttgtttgcttttttgggtcacacctggcagtgctcaggggtttctcctggctctctgctcagaaatcactcctggcaggctcaagggaccatatgggatgccaggactcgaaccactgaccttttgcatacaaggcaaatgctttacctccatgctatctctccagccccaagaaattatttttattttttgtttttgttttttttggttttttttggtttttgggccacacccgtttgacgctcaggggttactcctggctatgcgctcagaaatcgcccctggcttggggggaccatatgggacgccgggggatcgaaccgtggtccggtcggtcctacgctagcgcttgcaaggcagacaccttacctctagcgccaccttcccggcccaagaaattatttttaactccTATATAACAGTCATTATAGGGAAGATATTATTAGAGAAGTATTTCAGCAAAAGAATATAGTGGtaaggctggagctatagcatagtggtagggcatttgccttgcacacagtccatcCAGCTTTGAttgtcggcatcccatatggtccaccaagcatcaccaggaatcaccctgaatgcagagccatccTGGCTCTGAGTACCTCCggctgtgacccaacccctctcccccccccccccaaaatactgtGGGAAGCTATTGAGTCTCCTGTGGAAAGGTGTGAGGAAGTGGTGTGGCAGTATTGGTAATACTGACCCTCTAAAAGGAACTCTAATTTCCTATTTGACTGCCAAATTTTTTCCTTGTAGTAGATTTAAGTGGCTATGCTTATGGGATATAGTAAAATTGCCATGATTTGAACTGAAGAGGATATCATTGTGTCCTCTTCCTATATGAAATGACTCAACAGAATAAATAACAGGTGCACCAGGGAATGTGGTTCTGTAACCACACTACTGCATggatcttatctttcttttttatttgtcattgtttcgtttttttgttttgttttgtttcgttttgtttttgggtcacacccggcagcgctcaggggttactcctggctctatgctcagaaatcgcccctggcaggcacaggggaccacatgggatgccgggattccaaccactgtccttatgcatgaaaggcaaacgccttacctccatgctatctctccagccccagttgtttcatttttatttggctttggggtcatactctacagcactcaggtgttactcctgactctgtgctcagaaatcgctcctggcaggcttgggagaccataggagttaccagggattgaagccgggccagtcccgggtcagcagtgttcaaggcaaatgccctaccactatgctatcactccggcccctcttatctttcttttgtcatttctgcACTGGACATCTCTGGATCTTTAAAAGAAATCTTCAGTGATAGAGCATCTGCCTCCCATGTGTGAGgctgtgtttgatccctagctaGATACCTCACCTCCCTAGAGGTGAGGGTTTGGTGGAGTCTCTGTAACTTCTTTTTAATAGCAGTTACTTTATTCTTCAttcaaaagagaggagagatatAGTTCTGCAGGTGTCTCATTCCTTTGATCTCTTTTTTAATTAGCCTTATGTATGGGACACTGCTTGCTTTTTAGAAGCTTCTAGCCCAATAGAGAAATGGAAACATTGATTTGGTTCAATGCAAAGTTACTGTCAAATGCATCACAAGGATGTAGCACAAAAGAGGATTAGTTGAACTTCCGTATTTCTTTAGAGACCAGAAGTGGGAATTCCAGTTTTTCAATGAAATTATATTCCTTGGATACACCCATGGAATCGAAAACATTTTAATCTGTTATATTTAAGGACAGGGACATTAATTTGAGAAAGTATCAGAGAGGCTGTTGGCTTTTGCACTCACTCAATTACTACAGTTCTTTCTTACAAGATTATTGGAGAACTGAATGGGATCATTTAATGGGGTATGTTTGGAAATAGGCCTAGAAAATTTCCTGCAACTGCTTCTTTTACAAATGGAAATTTATGCAGCAGAAATTAAATATGTAGATGGTTCATTACATATTCTAAATAAATGTGTttacaaataaactttttttttcttttaggtttgaagATGCCTCATTTGGATTggatttcaaattattttcctaaCATTATTAGGAAATGCTTTTATGCTTTATGTCCAAAAGTCAAGAAATTATATGAGGTTTACCTCAATATTTGACCCATCTGCTTTGTAACTGTCACTTGCTATTAAGAGCTTAGGGGCATGGAGAGATATGAAACAGCATTTTCTTGGATAAATCTGAGCTATTCCGTCACCTCTAAAAGCAATCCTGTATAACATAATTAATGCAGTGTGAAGGATGTAGCTCGATAGTAATCAACATGTCTAAATAAATTGAGGCTTTGTTGGTGTGACTACtatcctgggtttgatacctggcactgctaaaaacaattatttaaaaaaagatagtctggggccaaaaagatagcatggaggtagagctttgtcttgcatgcagaaggatggcggttcgaatcccggcatcccatatggtcccctgagcctgccaggagcgatttctgagcatagagccaggactaacccctgagcactgctgggtgtgacccaaaaaccaaaaaaaaaaaaaaaaaaaaaaaagtccatctaTGCTTAAAATGAATCTCCAGATCTCCAGTTAGTGTGCTTTGCTTAGAATCTTTAAGTGAAATTCTATGAATACTAATAAAATTTGTCATGAATGACAAAGTCCTATAAAACTCCTATTTGTTTTCTGTAACTGTTAGAGGTAACATTttgcataattttcatttttctatcagTAACTAAAACAGTGGTAAAAATTTGataccctaccaccatgctatcgctGAGGCCCCATCCATTTCTTATATATCACTCCCTCTTGATCTTGTTTGTTCTCAAACAAATGATCTTTAGTGTCATTTAAAACTGTAAATTTTTGTTATCAGGATTTGGGTCACAGTGGAAGGAATCCCAGGGTGACAGATCTGTCTTTTgcatg from the Suncus etruscus isolate mSunEtr1 chromosome 10, mSunEtr1.pri.cur, whole genome shotgun sequence genome contains:
- the B2M gene encoding beta-2-microglobulin, with translation MASPVPLALLLLLFVPSLDAIDRMPKIQVYSRHPAENGKPNYLNCYVSGFHPPQIEIELLRNGEKMKSEQSDLAFSKDWSFHVLAFASFTPTDVDTFSCKVTHVTFKEPKIVKWDRDN